One genomic segment of Ignavibacteriota bacterium includes these proteins:
- a CDS encoding HAD-IA family hydrolase — translation MLLTDVDGVLTDTGVYYSVSGEELKRFSLRDGMGVERLRELVKVKVGIVSGEKSLLVRKRAEKLDIEEIHLGAKNKIKVLKNICKERGLEYNQIAYIGDDVNDLEIIDAVGVSACPADAMKNVKEKVDIVLENIGGNGAFREFAEIIIEEKLKNKEED, via the coding sequence ATGTTATTAACAGATGTTGATGGAGTTTTAACAGACACTGGCGTTTACTATTCCGTTTCAGGCGAAGAATTGAAAAGATTTAGTCTGCGAGATGGAATGGGAGTTGAAAGGCTAAGAGAACTTGTTAAAGTTAAAGTTGGAATTGTTTCCGGGGAAAAGTCTTTACTCGTAAGAAAACGAGCTGAAAAATTAGATATCGAAGAAATTCATCTTGGTGCTAAAAATAAAATTAAAGTGTTAAAAAATATTTGTAAAGAAAGGGGTTTGGAATATAATCAAATTGCTTACATAGGTGACGATGTAAACGATTTAGAAATTATTGATGCAGTTGGAGTTTCAGCTTGCCCTGCTGATGCAATGAAAAATGTAAAAGAGAAAGTTGATATTGTATTAGAAAATATTGGCGGAAATGGTGCATTTAGAGAATTTGCTGAAATAATTATTGAAGAGAAATTAAAAAATAAAGAAGAGGACTAA
- a CDS encoding SDR family oxidoreductase, with protein sequence MELFSLNNKVAVVTGALGLLGKNHCEALAEAGANVIVADIDEAECKLFSKNLKTQSSGFALDVTNEKSIQNLLENVLAVFNKVDILINNAAINDMVENPKNILEESQFENYSLQKWQRSIDVNLTGTFLCSKIIGSQMVKQGNGNIINIASTYGVVAPNQNLYKDKNGNQIFYKPPAYSVTKGAVISFTKYLASYWAEKNIRVNCLSPGGVKNNQNEEFINEYSYRTPLGRMANPDDYKGAIVFLASDASNYMTGENLIVDGGWTIW encoded by the coding sequence ATGGAGTTATTTTCTTTAAATAATAAAGTTGCTGTTGTAACCGGTGCTTTAGGATTATTAGGTAAAAATCATTGTGAAGCTTTAGCCGAAGCCGGTGCAAATGTAATTGTTGCCGATATTGATGAAGCAGAATGTAAATTGTTTTCTAAAAATTTAAAAACTCAATCATCAGGATTTGCACTTGATGTGACCAACGAGAAATCAATTCAAAATTTATTGGAAAATGTTTTAGCAGTGTTTAATAAAGTTGATATACTTATAAATAATGCTGCAATAAATGATATGGTAGAAAATCCAAAAAATATTTTGGAAGAATCTCAATTTGAAAATTATTCTTTACAAAAATGGCAACGTTCAATTGATGTTAATTTAACCGGAACATTTCTTTGTTCTAAAATTATCGGCAGCCAAATGGTAAAACAAGGAAATGGAAATATTATAAATATTGCATCTACTTATGGAGTAGTTGCCCCAAATCAAAATTTATACAAAGATAAAAATGGAAATCAAATATTTTATAAACCGCCGGCATATTCAGTTACAAAAGGTGCGGTAATTTCGTTTACAAAATATTTGGCTTCTTATTGGGCAGAAAAAAATATCAGAGTAAATTGCCTTTCTCCAGGTGGAGTTAAAAATAATCAAAATGAAGAATTTATAAATGAGTATTCATACAGAACGCCATTAGGCAGAATGGCAAATCCGGATGATTATAAAGGAGCAATAGTATTTCTTGCTAGCGATGCTTCAAATTATATGACCGGAGAAAATTTAATTGTTGACGGTGGATGGACAATTTGGTAA
- a CDS encoding N-acetylneuraminate synthase family protein — protein sequence MNRSNIIRIGNKFIGDGQPVYIIAEIGINHNGSLDNAKKLIDGAVFAGCDAVKFQKRTPEICVPEDQFYIERDTPWGRMSYIEYRHRVEFGFSEYESIDQYCKEKNIHWFASAWDVEAVKFLEEFNPIMYKISSASLTDDELLKKVKKTEKPIMISTGMSSLYEVDKAVETLQESQLMIAQSTSNYPCNLNELNINVVESYKNRYPKIPIGYSGHETGLAPTYAAVAKGATFIERHITLDRASWGSDQAASVEIMGMYRLVKDIRDIEKALGDGIKKVYDSEKKSMSKLRKNISEKLYA from the coding sequence ATGAATAGATCAAATATAATTCGTATCGGAAATAAATTTATTGGTGATGGACAACCGGTTTATATAATTGCAGAAATTGGAATTAATCATAACGGATCTTTAGATAACGCTAAAAAACTAATAGACGGTGCTGTGTTTGCCGGATGTGATGCTGTAAAATTTCAGAAGAGAACTCCGGAAATTTGTGTACCCGAAGATCAATTTTATATTGAAAGAGATACACCGTGGGGTAGAATGTCATATATTGAATATCGGCATAGAGTTGAATTCGGATTTTCAGAATATGAAAGCATTGATCAATATTGCAAAGAAAAAAACATTCACTGGTTTGCTTCAGCATGGGATGTTGAGGCTGTAAAGTTTCTAGAGGAATTTAACCCAATAATGTATAAAATATCATCTGCTTCATTAACCGATGATGAACTTCTTAAAAAAGTTAAAAAGACTGAAAAACCAATAATGATTTCAACGGGAATGTCATCACTTTATGAAGTTGATAAAGCAGTTGAAACATTACAAGAATCTCAATTGATGATTGCGCAATCTACGTCTAACTATCCATGTAATTTAAACGAGTTAAATATAAATGTGGTAGAAAGTTATAAAAACAGATATCCAAAAATACCGATTGGATATTCCGGACATGAAACTGGGTTAGCACCAACTTATGCTGCAGTTGCTAAAGGTGCAACTTTTATTGAAAGACATATCACACTTGATCGTGCATCTTGGGGAAGTGATCAAGCTGCATCTGTAGAAATAATGGGAATGTATAGATTAGTAAAAGATATTAGAGATATCGAAAAAGCACTTGGTGATGGAATTAAAAAAGTTTATGACAGCGAAAAAAAATCAATGTCAAAATTAAGAAAGAACATTTCAGAAAAATTATATGCATAG
- a CDS encoding sterol desaturase family protein: MNLFNFQFLSFGLLSLFAIVVIILERFFPYNKNQLFFRKGFWTDLIFYNFIQSFVLGILISFLIVFIDNSTHLSRLKIISDWPIFLQLLFFIVTHDLYIYWFHKLQHKNKYLWRLHEAHHSAKEVDWISGVRSHSFEILINQTIEFLPILLLGAPPQVAVAKGLISGAWGIYIHSNINVKSGVLQYVINGPEMHRLHHSIGKGRNKNFSTKLAIWDWIFSTSYFPKNEKAKEYGLKTFFPENYFRQFLFAFRKFKNEKIINVKGN, translated from the coding sequence ATGAATTTATTTAACTTTCAATTTTTATCATTCGGCTTACTTTCGCTTTTTGCAATTGTTGTAATAATTTTGGAAAGATTTTTTCCTTACAATAAAAATCAGCTTTTTTTTAGAAAAGGATTTTGGACAGATTTAATTTTCTATAATTTTATTCAATCTTTTGTACTTGGAATTTTAATTTCTTTTTTAATTGTATTTATTGATAACTCAACCCATTTATCTAGATTAAAAATTATTTCAGATTGGCCAATATTTTTACAACTTTTATTTTTTATTGTTACGCACGATTTGTACATATATTGGTTTCATAAACTTCAGCATAAAAATAAATATCTTTGGCGACTTCATGAAGCGCATCATTCTGCAAAAGAAGTCGATTGGATTTCCGGTGTAAGATCACACAGTTTTGAAATTTTAATTAATCAAACAATTGAATTTCTTCCAATATTATTATTGGGAGCTCCTCCTCAAGTTGCTGTAGCAAAAGGATTGATAAGCGGGGCATGGGGAATATACATTCATTCGAATATCAATGTGAAATCGGGAGTTTTACAATATGTAATTAATGGTCCGGAAATGCATCGACTGCATCATTCAATTGGTAAGGGAAGAAATAAAAACTTTTCTACAAAATTAGCAATTTGGGATTGGATTTTCAGCACTTCATATTTCCCGAAAAATGAGAAAGCAAAAGAATATGGACTAAAAACATTCTTCCCAGAAAATTATTTCCGGCAATTTCTTTTCGCATTTCGAAAATTTAAAAACGAAAAAATTATAAATGTAAAAGGGAATTAA